Proteins encoded together in one Rhizobacter sp. J219 window:
- a CDS encoding diguanylate cyclase, producing MAQLAIGLAGLVGLAGAHALEALPWQPQAPTLNLVPQAEWLEDRSTRLDLNGARAAGGWQYGRGNALAFGYTPSAFWVRWRITNTSQQPADAVIDLGHPRHDHAHWHVLRLGGSRVEQVHSGDRLPFAQQPLPHRHIALPLQLAPRETVDVWLRLSTYDGLFEPLPITLQSRSAFEAAMAREDTILTLFHGGVLALGLYHLLLFAITRQKALGHYAHCVGWLLLWSLTSRGNVWQHVWPGAPDFNNGFLTFTSSAAFAAMGLFANSYLRLREHLSRPWLMALQLLVALNVGDALLALTGQHALAVMLGWATGLPLGILTLALATRLALHGHRAARFYVAAFALLCLGALGYIAQVAALVPVNGFSTWGVEIGATFAMLLLALGLADMLDALGLEKVAAERRARLAQQALVAKLEAQVKERAQALDAANRRLYEVSVTDELTGAFNRRHFNDFCAELFDHAPRQEPLAFCIFDLDHFKAFNDLLGQAAGDQVLRAVSGAVRAELRRSGDLLFRLGGEEFGLLFTATSKEGARQFVERLRHAIRQLHITHPGSPAGIVTASFGVAWWGQPLGSPLSREQLYAQADAQLHGAKKAGRDQVALLPV from the coding sequence GTGGCGCAACTCGCCATCGGCCTGGCCGGGCTCGTCGGCCTGGCCGGCGCCCATGCCCTCGAAGCCTTGCCCTGGCAGCCCCAGGCCCCGACGCTCAACCTCGTGCCGCAGGCCGAGTGGCTGGAAGACCGCAGCACCCGCCTCGACCTGAACGGCGCCCGTGCCGCCGGCGGCTGGCAATACGGCCGCGGCAACGCACTGGCCTTCGGCTACACGCCCTCGGCCTTCTGGGTGCGCTGGCGCATCACCAACACCAGCCAACAGCCCGCCGATGCGGTGATCGACCTCGGCCACCCTCGCCACGACCATGCGCACTGGCACGTGCTGCGCCTGGGCGGCAGCCGGGTCGAGCAGGTGCACAGCGGTGACCGCCTGCCCTTCGCACAGCAGCCGTTGCCCCACCGCCACATCGCCCTGCCCCTGCAGCTCGCGCCGCGCGAAACGGTCGACGTGTGGCTGCGCCTGTCGACGTACGACGGCCTCTTCGAGCCGCTGCCCATCACACTGCAAAGCCGCAGCGCCTTCGAGGCCGCGATGGCGCGCGAAGACACGATCCTCACGCTCTTCCACGGCGGCGTGCTGGCACTTGGCCTGTACCACCTGCTGCTTTTCGCCATCACGCGCCAGAAGGCGCTCGGCCACTACGCCCACTGTGTGGGCTGGCTCCTGCTGTGGAGCCTCACCTCGCGCGGCAACGTCTGGCAGCACGTGTGGCCCGGCGCACCGGACTTCAACAACGGCTTCCTGACCTTCACCAGCAGCGCCGCGTTCGCCGCGATGGGCCTCTTCGCCAACTCGTACCTGCGCTTGCGCGAACACCTGAGCCGGCCGTGGCTGATGGCGCTGCAGCTGCTGGTCGCGCTCAACGTGGGCGACGCCTTGCTGGCGCTGACCGGCCAGCACGCGCTCGCCGTGATGCTCGGCTGGGCCACCGGCCTGCCGCTGGGCATCCTGACGCTGGCGCTCGCCACCCGGCTGGCGCTGCACGGCCATCGCGCGGCGCGCTTCTACGTGGCCGCCTTCGCGCTGCTGTGCCTGGGCGCGCTGGGCTACATCGCGCAGGTCGCCGCGCTGGTGCCCGTCAACGGGTTCAGCACCTGGGGGGTGGAGATCGGTGCCACCTTCGCCATGTTGCTGCTCGCGCTGGGCCTCGCCGACATGCTCGACGCGCTGGGCCTCGAGAAGGTGGCCGCGGAGCGCCGCGCCCGTCTGGCCCAGCAGGCGCTGGTCGCCAAGCTCGAAGCCCAGGTGAAAGAGCGTGCCCAGGCGCTCGATGCGGCCAACCGTCGCCTGTATGAGGTCTCGGTCACCGACGAGCTGACCGGCGCCTTCAACCGCCGGCACTTCAACGACTTCTGTGCCGAGCTGTTCGACCACGCGCCACGCCAGGAGCCGCTGGCGTTCTGCATCTTCGACCTCGACCACTTCAAGGCCTTCAACGATCTGCTCGGCCAGGCTGCGGGCGACCAGGTCCTGCGCGCCGTCTCGGGTGCGGTGCGGGCCGAGCTGCGCCGTTCGGGCGACCTGCTGTTCCGCCTGGGCGGCGAAGAGTTCGGGCTGCTCTTCACCGCGACATCGAAAGAAGGCGCTCGGCAGTTCGTCGAGCGGCTGCGCCATGCCATCCGCCAGCTGCACATCACGCACCCGGGCAGCCCGGCCGGAATCGTCACCGCCAGCTTCGGGGTGGCGTGGTGGGGCCAGCCACTCGGCTCGCCGCTGAGCCGCGAACAGCTCTACGCACAGGCCGACGCCCAGCTGCACGGCGCCAAGAAGGCCGGCCGCGACCAGGTCGCGCTGCTGCCGGTCTGA
- a CDS encoding N-methyl-D-aspartate receptor NMDAR2C subunit: MNELLPSWQSVWALVGLAEPPRSTFDSLCRAYAEPQRHYHTLQHLRECLAQAGEIERLAERPGEVLLALWFHDAVYDTHARGNEAASAEWARDTVAAAGSREAGDHVHALIMATEHHAVPSTRDARVMVDVDLSILGADAARFDEYERQVRDEYRHVPELLFRTKRRSVLQGFLARPRLYNTEAYADRLEARARENLRRSIERL, from the coding sequence ATGAACGAACTCTTGCCTTCCTGGCAATCGGTCTGGGCCCTCGTCGGCCTGGCCGAGCCGCCCCGCAGCACGTTCGACTCGCTGTGCCGCGCCTACGCTGAGCCGCAGCGCCACTACCACACGCTGCAGCACCTGCGCGAATGCCTGGCGCAGGCCGGCGAGATCGAGCGGCTGGCCGAACGCCCGGGCGAGGTGCTGCTCGCACTGTGGTTCCACGACGCCGTGTACGACACGCATGCCCGCGGCAACGAGGCCGCCAGCGCCGAGTGGGCACGCGACACCGTGGCCGCCGCGGGCAGCCGTGAAGCGGGCGACCATGTGCATGCGCTCATCATGGCGACCGAGCACCATGCCGTGCCCTCGACCCGCGACGCCAGGGTCATGGTCGACGTGGACTTGTCGATCCTCGGTGCCGATGCCGCCCGCTTCGATGAATACGAGCGCCAGGTGCGCGACGAGTATCGCCACGTGCCCGAGCTGCTCTTTCGCACCAAGCGGCGCTCGGTGCTGCAAGGCTTTCTTGCGCGGCCCCGCCTCTACAACACCGAGGCCTACGCCGACCGTCTGGAAGCGAGAGCGCGCGAGAACCTGCGCCGCTCCATCGAGCGGCTTTGA
- a CDS encoding FAD/NAD(P)-binding protein has product MSKRYNHAIAINLSRRSVKLPIPGEKQPMTTARIGIIGMGPRGLTVLERIVANERVRKSANIEIFVFDPHPPGVGCHDPEQEDYLLVNTVAGQITQFSDHSVVGAGPILEGPSFYQWLEEQRSSKLGRWSGQPVSPDKYYSRALFGRYLYWVYHYLAALAPSHVQINLVQESILSTDRLAEDSWVLSTKSGSFCVNYLFLTTGHTKPAGKPTTAAHRQPQSTLVIDDPYPIKATTETITADMTVGIEGMGLTMFDVLGALTTGRGGRFVQDEDGRTRYLPSGQEPRLVAYSRSGLPLTARAVNQKGVSIQYKARFLLADKVRAMRAGRKLDFVTDIFPLLLADMQFAYYEAYLRERRDPVTSMLFCNQFLCADVASREALIRQYVPEADRFSWDQLVNPVPEDALATPEDYHDWLMAHLRKDLHEAGKGNVQGPLKAACDVVRDLRDNLRAAIDHGGLTEASHRWLLSEFVPIMNRIAVGPPMSRIAELLALVEAGVLEMSYGPGTTCRPAKPGERMRVVSALWPDRSTAVDVLVKARVPMHSPADDSTPLLRGLLKAGYLRLFHNGGFHPGGIEVTREFNWVTASGQVIDNAWALGIPTEGVKFYTFVVPRSGVNSTALVDAGRAVSRMISLITGHEPAPQPEPIETPVPTTEYASAFASLYGALS; this is encoded by the coding sequence TTGTCGAAACGATACAACCACGCAATAGCCATCAATTTGTCGCGGCGCTCAGTTAAATTGCCGATCCCGGGAGAGAAGCAACCCATGACAACAGCGCGAATTGGCATCATCGGGATGGGCCCGCGTGGCCTGACGGTTCTGGAGCGCATAGTCGCGAACGAACGCGTCAGAAAATCGGCCAATATTGAAATATTCGTCTTCGATCCGCACCCTCCAGGGGTGGGTTGCCACGATCCCGAGCAGGAAGATTACCTGCTGGTGAATACGGTGGCCGGCCAGATCACGCAGTTTTCCGACCATTCGGTCGTGGGCGCCGGCCCCATCCTCGAGGGCCCGTCCTTCTACCAATGGCTCGAAGAGCAGCGCAGCAGCAAGCTCGGCCGCTGGTCGGGGCAGCCGGTTTCCCCCGACAAATACTATTCTCGCGCCTTGTTTGGGCGATACCTTTATTGGGTTTACCACTATCTGGCGGCGCTGGCCCCCTCGCATGTGCAGATAAACCTGGTGCAGGAATCCATTCTGAGCACTGATCGCCTGGCGGAAGATTCCTGGGTTTTGTCGACCAAAAGCGGCTCTTTCTGCGTCAACTACCTGTTTCTCACCACCGGCCATACCAAGCCTGCTGGAAAACCGACAACTGCGGCCCACCGTCAGCCGCAATCCACCCTGGTTATAGACGACCCATACCCCATCAAGGCCACCACCGAGACCATCACAGCCGACATGACGGTCGGCATCGAGGGCATGGGCCTGACCATGTTCGACGTGCTGGGAGCCCTCACCACCGGGCGCGGTGGCCGATTCGTTCAAGACGAAGACGGGCGCACCCGGTACCTGCCCTCGGGGCAGGAGCCCCGCCTCGTGGCCTACTCCCGCTCGGGCCTGCCGCTCACCGCACGAGCGGTGAACCAGAAAGGCGTGTCGATCCAGTACAAGGCCCGCTTCCTCTTGGCCGACAAGGTGCGTGCCATGCGTGCCGGCCGCAAGCTCGACTTCGTGACCGACATCTTCCCGCTGCTGCTCGCCGACATGCAGTTCGCCTACTACGAGGCCTACCTGCGCGAACGCCGCGACCCGGTCACGTCGATGCTCTTCTGCAACCAGTTCCTGTGCGCTGACGTCGCCTCGCGCGAGGCGCTGATCCGCCAGTACGTGCCCGAAGCCGACCGCTTCTCATGGGACCAGCTGGTGAACCCGGTGCCCGAAGACGCCCTCGCCACCCCCGAGGACTACCACGACTGGCTGATGGCCCATCTGCGCAAGGACCTGCACGAAGCCGGCAAGGGCAACGTGCAAGGCCCGCTCAAGGCGGCCTGCGACGTGGTGCGTGACCTGCGCGACAACCTGCGCGCCGCCATCGACCACGGCGGCCTCACCGAGGCCTCGCACCGTTGGCTGCTGTCGGAGTTCGTGCCGATCATGAACCGCATCGCTGTCGGCCCGCCGATGTCGCGCATTGCCGAACTGCTGGCGCTCGTCGAGGCAGGCGTGCTGGAAATGAGCTACGGCCCCGGTACCACCTGCAGGCCGGCTAAACCGGGCGAGCGCATGCGCGTGGTCTCGGCCCTGTGGCCCGACCGGAGCACCGCGGTCGACGTGCTCGTGAAGGCCCGCGTGCCCATGCACAGCCCGGCCGACGACTCGACGCCTTTGCTGCGCGGTCTGCTCAAGGCCGGCTACCTGCGGCTCTTCCACAACGGAGGCTTCCACCCGGGCGGCATCGAGGTCACCCGCGAGTTCAACTGGGTCACCGCCAGCGGCCAGGTCATCGACAACGCCTGGGCGCTCGGCATCCCGACCGAGGGCGTCAAGTTCTACACCTTCGTGGTGCCCCGCTCGGGCGTCAACTCCACCGCGCTGGTGGATGCGGGCCGGGCCGTGAGCCGCATGATCTCGCTGATCACCGGCCATGAACCGGCGCCGCAGCCGGAGCCCATCGAGACGCCTGTTCCGACGACGGAGTACGCCTCCGCCTTTGCCTCCCTGTATGGCGCCTTGTCCTGA
- a CDS encoding alpha/beta fold hydrolase, which yields MTTRPRLFFAHANGFTPGAYAPLLRPLGERYQIEAPALLPLRHGRVPSGRWDEIAADLAPLVDAGHAPTVGMGHSLGAVALLMLAAARPSRFSRLVLVEPPAIPAWGAALLRHAPAAVRRKSPMAEATRRRTDAWVSFDEAFAHERARRWYARIDDAVLDNLLRHGLRHDDGIWTPRFRKEWEARLYEMPTSLWPLLRRHDLPPLTVVRGADSTVFSADDLARWRRLRPQDTALEVPATGHLLPLERPDLAASWV from the coding sequence ATGACCACCCGGCCTCGCCTGTTCTTCGCCCACGCCAACGGCTTCACCCCCGGCGCCTACGCGCCGCTGCTGCGCCCGCTCGGCGAGCGCTACCAGATCGAAGCGCCTGCCCTGCTGCCCCTGCGCCACGGTCGGGTCCCGTCGGGCCGCTGGGACGAGATTGCCGCCGACCTGGCCCCGCTCGTCGACGCCGGCCACGCGCCCACGGTCGGCATGGGCCATTCGCTGGGCGCCGTGGCGCTCCTGATGCTTGCGGCGGCGCGGCCATCGCGTTTCAGCCGGCTGGTGCTGGTCGAGCCGCCCGCCATCCCGGCCTGGGGAGCGGCGCTGCTGCGCCACGCGCCGGCGGCCGTGCGCCGCAAGAGTCCGATGGCCGAGGCCACCCGCCGCCGCACCGATGCCTGGGTGAGCTTCGACGAGGCGTTTGCACATGAGCGTGCGCGCCGCTGGTACGCGCGCATCGACGACGCCGTGCTCGACAACCTGCTGCGGCACGGCCTTCGGCACGACGACGGCATCTGGACGCCGCGTTTCCGCAAGGAGTGGGAGGCGCGCCTGTACGAGATGCCGACGAGCCTCTGGCCCCTGCTCAGGCGGCACGATCTGCCGCCCCTTACCGTGGTGCGCGGCGCCGACTCGACCGTCTTTTCGGCCGACGACCTAGCCCGCTGGCGTCGCCTGCGCCCGCAGGACACAGCCCTCGAAGTGCCGGCCACCGGCCATCTGCTGCCCCTGGAGCGGCCCGACTTGGCCGCAAGCTGGGTCTGA
- a CDS encoding MFS transporter, giving the protein MLQAALNRLSLAGLSATLIGNGIGRFAFIALMPALIDAGWFTKGEASQLSVATLLGYVLGAWAADWLGRRYAVATLLRASMLICSVSFFACAFHDAPLAWYYVWRTAAGFCGAILMVLPAPVVLPQHDAAIRGRASGIVFSGIGLGAVLSGLLVPVLIAGVGVAVVWGGSIVPLAFRGVEGAWLGMGAICLALTVSAWRQWPPEASLPPAAADGGPAAKEEVPAESRLTVWLILAAHGLNAVGYLAHTMFWVDYIVREQGRSLAMGGFMWSMFGVGAAIGPLLTGSLADKFGLKRCLIAGFALKAVAAAMPWWSSSVPALFVSSILMGIFTPGIVALVSAYALETVGPALHRRAWGLATFSFSITQAGGGFLMATAAPHLDSYHPLFLASALALLGSIACVLLIRKPAMQEVAVAEPVATGDAVTPESTLYPNATALEK; this is encoded by the coding sequence ATGCTGCAAGCCGCGCTGAACCGCCTCAGCCTCGCCGGCCTGTCGGCCACGCTGATCGGCAATGGCATCGGCCGGTTCGCGTTCATTGCCCTGATGCCCGCGCTGATCGATGCGGGCTGGTTCACCAAGGGTGAAGCGTCGCAGCTGAGCGTGGCCACGTTGCTGGGCTACGTGCTCGGCGCGTGGGCGGCAGACTGGCTGGGCCGCCGTTATGCGGTGGCGACCCTGCTGCGAGCGTCGATGCTCATCTGCTCGGTCAGCTTCTTCGCCTGCGCCTTCCATGACGCGCCGCTCGCCTGGTACTACGTCTGGCGCACGGCAGCCGGGTTCTGCGGTGCCATCCTGATGGTGCTGCCAGCGCCGGTGGTGCTGCCGCAGCACGACGCGGCGATCCGCGGCCGCGCGAGCGGCATCGTGTTCTCGGGCATCGGGCTCGGCGCGGTGCTGTCGGGCCTGCTGGTGCCGGTGCTGATCGCCGGTGTCGGGGTGGCCGTGGTGTGGGGCGGCAGCATCGTGCCCCTCGCCTTCCGCGGCGTCGAAGGGGCCTGGCTCGGCATGGGCGCGATCTGCCTCGCGCTCACGGTCTCGGCGTGGCGCCAGTGGCCGCCCGAGGCGAGCCTGCCGCCCGCTGCGGCCGACGGCGGCCCGGCTGCCAAGGAAGAGGTTCCGGCCGAATCCCGCCTCACCGTCTGGCTGATCCTCGCCGCCCACGGGCTCAACGCGGTGGGATACCTCGCCCACACCATGTTCTGGGTCGACTACATCGTCCGTGAGCAGGGGCGCTCGCTGGCGATGGGCGGCTTCATGTGGTCGATGTTCGGCGTTGGGGCGGCCATCGGCCCGCTGCTCACCGGGAGCCTGGCCGACAAATTCGGCCTCAAGCGCTGCCTGATCGCCGGCTTCGCCTTGAAGGCCGTGGCCGCCGCGATGCCGTGGTGGAGCAGCAGCGTGCCGGCGCTCTTTGTCTCATCGATCCTCATGGGCATCTTCACGCCGGGCATCGTTGCGCTCGTCTCGGCCTACGCGCTTGAAACCGTGGGGCCTGCGCTGCACCGGCGCGCCTGGGGCCTGGCGACCTTCAGCTTCTCGATCACACAGGCCGGTGGCGGCTTTCTCATGGCCACCGCCGCACCCCATCTCGACTCCTACCACCCGCTGTTTCTGGCCAGCGCCCTCGCCCTGCTCGGGTCCATCGCCTGCGTGCTGCTCATCCGCAAGCCTGCAATGCAAGAGGTCGCGGTGGCCGAGCCGGTCGCCACCGGCGATGCGGTCACCCCTGAAAGCACTCTGTATCCGAATGCGACCGCTTTGGAAAAATAG
- a CDS encoding ABC transporter substrate-binding protein, producing the protein MGFKANAIRTAVVAIGLLAGTLAAAQIRIGQTTGLTRPAAGPVKEINQGAMLYIEHINAEGGIGGQQIEVVTLDDKNQVPNTVENTKQLIADPKVVALFLNRGTPHAQAMMPLLAEAKIVLLAPSTGAIAVHKPVHPYVFNVRATYQKEAEHVTRHLGMGGLERVGICYVDDPFGQDALQGALNVFKTAGKQTAFNEALDKFKPDYSKCVAKALETKPLGILMISTAASVATGVKALRAAGSKVTVATLSNNAAKGFVDALGEHASGVIVSQVFPSERRLASPMIAEAARLAQAKGIKQLTPAMIEGYAASKVLVTALRRAAKDKDNITRASFKKALESFNRVDIGGGVGGTELTYTPTDHSGLDYVDLSYIGDDGSFRR; encoded by the coding sequence ATGGGGTTCAAAGCGAACGCAATACGCACCGCGGTAGTGGCCATCGGCCTCCTCGCGGGCACCTTGGCGGCGGCACAGATCCGCATTGGCCAGACGACCGGCCTCACCAGGCCGGCGGCCGGCCCGGTCAAGGAAATCAACCAGGGCGCGATGCTCTACATCGAGCACATCAACGCCGAAGGCGGTATCGGAGGCCAGCAGATCGAGGTGGTGACGCTGGACGACAAGAACCAGGTTCCCAACACCGTCGAAAACACCAAGCAGCTGATCGCCGACCCGAAGGTCGTGGCCCTGTTCCTCAATCGCGGCACGCCTCACGCCCAGGCCATGATGCCGCTGCTGGCCGAAGCCAAGATCGTGCTGCTGGCGCCGTCGACCGGCGCCATCGCTGTGCACAAGCCAGTCCATCCCTACGTGTTCAACGTGCGCGCCACCTACCAGAAGGAAGCCGAACACGTGACCCGCCACCTGGGCATGGGCGGCCTCGAACGGGTGGGCATCTGCTACGTCGACGACCCCTTCGGGCAGGACGCGCTGCAGGGTGCCCTCAACGTCTTCAAGACTGCCGGCAAGCAGACCGCGTTCAACGAAGCGCTCGACAAGTTCAAGCCCGACTACTCCAAGTGCGTCGCCAAGGCGCTGGAGACCAAGCCGCTCGGCATCCTAATGATCAGCACCGCGGCCTCCGTCGCGACCGGTGTGAAGGCGCTGCGCGCGGCGGGCTCGAAGGTGACGGTGGCCACGCTCTCGAACAACGCTGCCAAGGGCTTCGTCGACGCCCTGGGTGAACACGCGTCCGGCGTGATCGTGAGCCAGGTGTTCCCGTCGGAGCGCCGCCTGGCCTCGCCGATGATTGCGGAAGCCGCACGCCTGGCGCAGGCCAAGGGCATCAAGCAGCTCACGCCCGCAATGATCGAAGGCTATGCCGCGTCGAAGGTGCTGGTGACGGCACTGCGCCGCGCCGCGAAAGACAAGGACAACATCACCCGGGCTTCGTTCAAGAAGGCGCTCGAGTCCTTCAACCGGGTCGACATCGGCGGCGGCGTGGGCGGCACCGAGCTCACCTACACGCCGACCGATCATTCGGGCCTGGACTACGTGGACCTCTCGTACATCGGCGACGACGGCAGCTTCCGCCGCTGA
- a CDS encoding transglutaminase family protein: MTAAERYTVEHETRYVYAAPVSQSWQLARLTPRNLPWQKLLSCAIQIDPPPDERHEAPDSFGNSVTHFGLHGAHRMLRVRMQCSVEVGDRAAADATPFVAWESVRDAVREQPELDGLIPARMAEPTTLVPLSEGARMYALESLSPGRDWLEAVTDLMQRIHAHFEFDPGATTVSTSVDEVLYQRRGVCQDFAHLMLACLRGHGLPARYVSGYLLTDPPEGQPRLMGVDASHAWVAAYSPATGWVEFDPTNNQLADRRYITLAWGADFADVVPLRGVILGGGAQEMDVSVSVIPA, encoded by the coding sequence ATGACGGCCGCAGAGCGCTACACCGTTGAGCACGAGACCCGCTATGTGTATGCGGCGCCGGTGTCGCAGTCGTGGCAGCTCGCCCGCCTGACGCCGCGCAACCTGCCGTGGCAGAAGCTGCTGTCGTGCGCGATCCAGATCGATCCGCCACCCGACGAGCGCCACGAAGCGCCCGACAGCTTCGGCAACAGCGTCACCCATTTCGGCCTGCACGGCGCGCACCGGATGCTGCGCGTGCGCATGCAGTGCAGTGTGGAGGTCGGCGACCGGGCGGCGGCCGACGCCACGCCGTTCGTCGCCTGGGAAAGCGTGCGCGACGCCGTGCGCGAGCAGCCCGAACTCGATGGCCTGATCCCCGCACGCATGGCGGAGCCGACCACGCTCGTGCCCTTGTCCGAAGGGGCGCGCATGTATGCGTTGGAGTCGCTGTCGCCCGGGCGTGACTGGCTCGAAGCGGTGACCGACCTGATGCAGCGCATCCACGCGCATTTCGAGTTCGACCCGGGCGCCACCACGGTGAGCACCTCGGTCGACGAAGTGCTCTACCAGCGCCGAGGTGTCTGCCAGGACTTCGCGCACCTCATGCTCGCCTGCCTGCGCGGCCACGGCCTGCCGGCGCGCTATGTCTCGGGCTACCTGCTGACCGACCCGCCGGAGGGGCAACCGCGCCTGATGGGCGTGGATGCGTCGCACGCCTGGGTGGCGGCGTACTCGCCGGCCACCGGCTGGGTGGAGTTTGACCCGACGAACAACCAGCTCGCCGACCGGCGCTACATCACGCTCGCGTGGGGCGCCGACTTCGCCGACGTGGTGCCGCTGCGCGGGGTCATCCTCGGCGGCGGCGCGCAGGAGATGGACGTCTCCGTCAGCGTGATTCCGGCTTGA
- a CDS encoding circularly permuted type 2 ATP-grasp protein, with translation MGETLALMERQVRENGITYNVYADPKGADRPWEVDPLPLLLSPREWDEIEAGIAQRAELLNRVLADVYGEQTLLKSGAIPPSVVFGHSGYLHQVQGIRPPGGVHLFHYAADLARSPDGRWWVVSDRTQAPSGVGYALENRLVVSRVFPQLFRDLHVQHLASFFAHMRESLLRWAPKGDGPPLIALLTPGPYNETYFEHALLARYLGFALVEGTDLTVRDGRVWMKTVEGLKRVHAILRRQDDDYCDPLELRSDSALGVAGLTDCARRGTVLVANALGSGVLESGALLGYLPKLSEQLLGEPLRLPSVATWWLGEPAALIDAWKRLDHILIKPLERSAKEPAVFGADLSDDERVLLGARVASRPQRYVAQEWVHVSQAPVLERGAAQQGDHLSARTVGLRVFAVATPQGYRVMPGGLTRVANDRHSRVIAMQRGGGSKDTWVLSDGPVNASFSLLSSTVTPQDLVTSRGNVPSRTAENLFWFGRYGERCDAAARLLRVAITAVLGATDANADGGSDGLVPVLALAQRVGLIESADNPGTELLRAATHPDEGLSQRLRQLSRVAFNLRDRMSADNWRTLNRLIGDPVFQRGSSLPLALSWLDRAVTTMMTLSGYVLDGMTRGTGWRFLSIGRRIERLSNLCTTLQVATQEGRADGLDWLLELADSTVTYRSRYLVAPEWLPVLDLLVRDDTNPRSVAFQVKGLVEYVEKLERAHGRFAADVLGPAQAALQALQPVDLHPESEVLASAIEQIQRAAHTVSDESHAQVLLARRVAQRAVIGGVTHDGRRALHR, from the coding sequence GTGGGCGAGACGCTCGCGCTGATGGAGCGCCAGGTGCGCGAGAACGGCATCACCTACAACGTCTACGCCGACCCCAAAGGCGCCGACCGCCCGTGGGAGGTCGACCCCTTGCCGCTGCTGCTTTCGCCGCGCGAGTGGGACGAGATCGAAGCCGGCATCGCCCAGCGTGCCGAACTGCTCAACCGGGTGCTCGCCGACGTGTACGGAGAGCAGACGCTGCTCAAGAGCGGTGCCATCCCGCCTTCGGTGGTGTTCGGCCACAGCGGCTATCTGCACCAGGTGCAGGGCATCCGCCCGCCCGGGGGCGTGCACCTTTTCCATTACGCGGCCGACCTGGCGCGCTCGCCCGACGGGCGCTGGTGGGTGGTGAGCGACCGCACGCAGGCGCCGTCGGGCGTGGGCTATGCGCTGGAGAACCGGCTGGTCGTCTCGCGTGTGTTTCCGCAGCTCTTCCGCGACCTGCACGTGCAGCACCTGGCCTCGTTTTTCGCCCACATGCGCGAGTCGCTGCTGCGCTGGGCACCCAAGGGCGACGGCCCGCCGCTGATCGCGCTGCTCACGCCTGGGCCCTACAACGAGACGTACTTCGAGCACGCCCTCCTCGCGCGCTACCTCGGTTTCGCGCTGGTGGAGGGCACCGACCTCACCGTGCGCGACGGCCGCGTGTGGATGAAGACGGTGGAGGGCCTCAAGCGGGTGCACGCCATCCTGCGCCGCCAGGACGACGACTACTGCGACCCGCTGGAGCTGCGTTCGGACTCCGCGCTCGGCGTCGCTGGCCTCACCGACTGCGCACGCCGCGGCACGGTGCTGGTGGCCAATGCCCTCGGCTCCGGCGTGCTGGAGTCAGGGGCCTTGCTCGGCTACTTGCCCAAGCTGAGCGAGCAACTCCTAGGCGAGCCGCTGCGCCTGCCCTCGGTCGCCACCTGGTGGCTGGGCGAGCCAGCAGCGCTGATCGATGCCTGGAAGCGGCTCGACCACATCCTCATCAAGCCGCTGGAGCGTTCGGCCAAGGAGCCGGCGGTGTTCGGCGCCGACCTGTCGGACGATGAACGGGTGCTGCTCGGCGCGCGGGTGGCCTCGCGGCCGCAGCGCTACGTGGCGCAGGAATGGGTGCATGTGTCGCAGGCGCCGGTGCTGGAGCGTGGCGCCGCGCAGCAGGGCGACCACCTGAGTGCACGCACCGTCGGGCTGCGTGTCTTCGCGGTAGCCACGCCGCAGGGTTACCGCGTGATGCCGGGCGGACTCACGCGCGTGGCCAACGATCGCCACTCGCGTGTGATCGCGATGCAGCGCGGCGGTGGCTCGAAAGACACCTGGGTGCTGTCGGACGGGCCGGTGAATGCCTCCTTCTCGCTCCTGTCGAGCACCGTCACGCCGCAGGATCTCGTCACCTCGCGCGGCAACGTGCCCTCGCGCACCGCGGAAAACCTGTTCTGGTTCGGCCGCTACGGCGAACGTTGCGACGCCGCGGCGCGGCTGCTGCGGGTGGCGATCACCGCCGTGCTCGGTGCGACCGACGCCAATGCCGACGGCGGCTCCGATGGCCTCGTGCCGGTGCTCGCGCTCGCGCAGCGCGTCGGGCTGATCGAGTCGGCCGACAACCCCGGCACCGAACTGCTGCGCGCTGCCACCCACCCCGACGAAGGCCTGAGCCAGCGGCTGCGGCAGCTGTCGCGCGTGGCCTTCAACCTGCGCGACCGCATGTCGGCTGACAACTGGCGCACGCTCAACCGACTGATCGGCGACCCGGTGTTCCAGCGCGGCAGCTCGCTGCCCCTGGCGCTCAGCTGGCTCGACCGCGCGGTGACGACGATGATGACGCTGTCCGGCTACGTGCTCGACGGCATGACGCGTGGCACGGGTTGGCGTTTCCTGTCGATCGGACGTCGCATCGAGCGCCTGTCGAACCTGTGCACCACGCTGCAGGTGGCCACGCAGGAAGGGCGCGCCGACGGCCTCGACTGGCTGCTGGAGCTGGCCGACTCCACCGTCACCTACCGCTCGCGCTATCTCGTGGCGCCCGAGTGGCTGCCGGTGCTCGACCTGCTGGTGCGCGACGACACCAACCCGCGCTCGGTGGCGTTCCAGGTGAAGGGGTTGGTGGAATACGTCGAGAAGCTCGAGCGCGCGCACGGCCGCTTCGCCGCCGACGTGCTGGGGCCCGCGCAGGCGGCGCTGCAGGCATTGCAGCCGGTCGACCTGCATCCCGAGAGCGAGGTGCTGGCGTCGGCGATCGAGCAGATCCAGCGTGCGGCGCACACCGTCTCAGACGAGTCTCACGCTCAAGTTCTTCTCGCACGCCGCGTCGCGCAGCGTGCTGTCATTGGTGGCGTGACGCATGACGGCCGCAGAGCGCTACACCGTTGA